The Naumovozyma dairenensis CBS 421 chromosome 1, complete genome genome includes a region encoding these proteins:
- the ALG14 gene encoding N-acetylglucosaminyldiphosphodolichol N-acetylglucosaminyltransferase anchoring subunit ALG14 (similar to Saccharomyces cerevisiae ALG14 (YBR070C); ancestral locus Anc_3.289) yields MLDMFQLFPIVFIALTSYVLRLISILPFFQNRTDIMDNISQDNERSPLHISVFLGSGGHAGEMFRILENYREFLLQKENVLYIGYSDEESRIRFEKTVRSQCKVTYYKFLKAREVNAGFKNSFLGIIKTLLFSLFNVIHIRYCMLWKRHLVLLNGPGTCCILVLWFKVIELLFPISSSNVVYIESLARITTLSLTGRIVYWLADEFIVQWEDLKSHQAPRARYFGILT; encoded by the coding sequence ATGCTGGATATGTTTCAACTTTTTCCAATAGTATTTATCGCCCTTACCAGTTATGTGCTTCGTCTAATTAGTATCTTACCATTTTTCCAAAACAGAACGGATATTATGGATAATATATCACAAGATAATGAACGTTCACCACTCCATATTTCTGTGTTTCTAGGATCTGGCGGTCATGCAGGGGAAATGTTTAGAATCCTGGAAAATTATAGAgagtttcttcttcagaaagaaaatgtattatatattggctattcagatgaagaatcaCGTattagatttgaaaaaaccGTTCGTTCTCAGTGTAAAGTAACATATTACAAGTTCCTGAAAGCCAGAGAAGTCAATGCAGGGTTCAAAAATAGTTTTTTGGGAATCATAAAAACATTACTGTTTTCCCTTTTCAACGTCATCCATATAAGATATTGTATGTTATGGAAAAGACACCTTGTTTTATTAAATGGCCCAGGTACATGCTGCATTTTAGTCTTATGGTTCAAGGTTATCGAACTACTATTCcctatttcttcttctaatgttGTTTATATTGAATCTTTGGCGAGAATAACAACATTAAGTCTAACTGGCCGTATAGTGTATTGGTTAGCAGATGAATTTATTGTACAATGGGAAGACTTGAAAAGTCATCAAGCACCGCGTGCAAgatattttggaattctAACTTAA
- the UBC5 gene encoding E2 ubiquitin-conjugating protein UBC5 (similar to Saccharomyces cerevisiae UBC4 (YBR082C) and UBC5 (YDR059C); ancestral locus Anc_3.308) — protein sequence MSSKRITKELSDMGRDPPTSCSAGPVGDDLYHWQASIMGPPDSPYAGGVFFLSIHFPTDYPFKPPKISFTTKIYHPNINANGNICLDILKDQWSPALTLSKVLLSICSLLTDANPDDPLVPEIAHIYKTDRPKYEATAREWTKKYAV from the exons ATGTCCTCTAAACGTATTACCAAAGAATTAAGCGATATGGGAAG AGATCCTCCAACCTCATGTTCAGCTGGTCCGGTCGGTGACGATCTTTATCACTGGCAAGCGTCCATTATGGGCCCACCAGATTCTCCTTATGCCGGTGGTGTCTTTTTCCTATCTATTCATTTCCCCACAGATTATCCATTCAAACCCCCAAAGATTTCATTTACAACTAAGATATATCACCCGAATATTAACGCTAATGGTAATATCTGTCTAGATATCTTAAAAGATCAATGGTCTCCAGCATTAACTCTTTCAAAAGTTTTACTATCTATTTGTTCATTATTGACAGATGCTAATCCAGATGATCCATTGGTTCCTGAAATCGCACATATCTATAAGACTGATAGACCTAAATATGAAGCTACAGCAAGAGAATggacaaaaaaatatgcaGTGTAA
- the DET1 gene encoding acid phosphatase DET1 (similar to Saccharomyces cerevisiae YDR051C; ancestral locus Anc_3.287) gives MNTYATNTDRYREAPHNPSERGRKPRVIVLIRHGESESNKDKKVNEFTPNHLIPLTEKGWSQARHAGVELLRILNLDNNDIVENLEAKYPLPPHRHKGLTLKDYKPLNRRKDRNIVFYTSPYTRTRETLKGMLDVVDEYNLINSGVHVCEDHAYKPCGKQKHSIWPCIPSGHYENNESTHCFVGGNKSEYLQYRVKDEPRIREQDFGNFQEVSSMQDVMKKRATYGHFFFRFPQGESAADVFDRVASFQETLFRHFEDKHSRKPRDVIVLVTHGIYARVFLMKWFRWTYEEFESFTNVPNGSMMVMELDETADRYKLRTVLPKWTE, from the coding sequence ATGAATACATATGCGACCAATACCGATCGTTATAGAGAGGCGCCTCATAATCCTTCAGAAAGAGGTCGCAAACCGAGAGTGATAGTCCTTATAAGACACGGTGAAAGTGAATCAAATAAAGACAAAAAAGTTAACGAATTTACCCCAAACCATCTGATACCATTAACAGAAAAGGGATGGTCCCAAGCAAGACATGCAGGGGTTGAACTTTTGAGAATATTAAActtagataataatgatatagTCGAAAATCTGGAAGCAAAATATCCATTACCCCCTCATAGACATAAAGGGTTAACACTAAAGGATTACAAACCTTTAAACCGTCGCAAAGATAGAAATATTGTGTTCTATACCTCTCCATATACGAGAACTAGGGAAACGTTGAAAGGTATGCTAGATGTAGTAGATGAATacaatttaataaatagtGGTGTTCATGTATGCGAAGATCATGCGTACAAACCATGTGGTAAGCAAAAACACTCAATATGGCCATGCATTCCTAGTGGCCACTATGagaataatgaatcaaCCCATTGTTTTGTAGGTGGGAATAAATCAGAATATTTACAATATAGAGTAAAAGATGAACCGAGAATTCGAGAACAAGATTTTGGAAACTTTCAGGAAGTTAGCAGTATGCAAGATGTGATGAAAAAGAGGGCAACTTATGgtcatttctttttcagGTTTCCGCAAGGGGAAAGTGCTGCAGACGTATTTGATCGAGTAGCTAGTTTCCAGGAAACTTTATTTCGCCATTTTGAGGATAAGCATTCAAGGAAACCTAGGGATGTTATTGTTTTAGTTACCCACGGAATCTATGCAAGGGtatttttaatgaaatggTTTAGGTGGACTTACGAAGAATTCGAATCTTTCACAAATGTGCCAAACGGTAGTATGATGGTGATGGAGTTAGACGAAACTGCTGATCGTTATAAATTGAGAACGGTCTTGCCCAAATGGACGGAATAA
- the CDC34 gene encoding SCF E2 ubiquitin-protein ligase catalytic subunit CDC34 (similar to Saccharomyces cerevisiae CDC34 (YDR054C); ancestral locus Anc_3.301): MSNRKSTAASLLLRQYRELTDPKKAIPSFHIELDDDSNLFVWNIGVMVLNEDSIYHGGYFKAQMRFPEDFPFSPPQFRFTPAIYHPNVYRDGRLCISILHQGGDPMTDEPDAETWSPVQTVESVLISIVSLLEDPNISSPANVDAAVDYRKNQEQYKQRVKMEVERSKQDIPAGFQMPTSHSAYVSQSKSPEPEQTKYATDNFWYDSDLEEGDDVYNYEDYKEGEGEGDDESMEFEEDGDSIDTDSVMDRKQPIKADDEFEDDVEEVNKAEQK, encoded by the coding sequence atgaGTAATCGTAAAAGTACTGCTGCTAGTCTGTTGTTACGACAATATCGAGAGCTAACTGATCCCAAGAAAGCTATTCCATCTTTCCATATAGAACTAGACGATGATTCAAACTTGTTCGTATGGAATATTGGTGTCATGGTTTTAAATGAAGACTCCATTTATCACGGAGGTTATTTCAAAGCACAAATGAGATTCCCTGAAGATTTCCCCTTCTCACCACCACAATTTAGATTTACCCCTGCAATCTATCATCCAAATGTATATAGAGATGGTAGACTATGTATATCGATTCTACATCAAGGTGGTGATCCAATGACGGACGAACCGGACGCAGAAACGTGGTCTCCAGTACAAACAGTAGAAAGTGTATTGATTTCTATCGTATCATTATTGGAAgatccaaatatttcatctCCTGCTAATGTGGATGCAGCTGTTGATtatagaaaaaatcaagaacaaTACAAACAAAGAGTTAAGATGGAAGTCGAAAGGTCAAAACAAGATATTCCAGCCGGTTTCCAAATGCCAACATCTCATTCAGCATATGTTTCTCAAAGTAAATCACCTGAACCTGAACAGACAAAATATGCAACTGATAATTTTTGGTATGATAGTGATCTAGAAGAAGGTGATGATGTATACAATTACGAAGACTATaaagaaggagaaggaGAAGGAGATGATGAGAGCATGGAATTCGAAGAAGACGGTGATAGTATAGATACAGATAGTGTGATGGATAGAAAGCAACCTATAAAGgcagatgatgaatttgagGACGATGTAGAAGAGGTAAATAAAGCTGAACaaaaatag
- the NDAI0A05500 gene encoding uncharacterized protein, whose protein sequence is MSSVTTDPRKLKESNKLLEVITTGFVLDEKEEDEIKNVEDPYLKMFGQAPAIDVLRNSERTIFNAYEYAEFYCPELFGFKSLKPFRNYKGLVKETKNDENRNDSYKDSGKFFSRSTGMEKYVYGEDPIKFVQQFLREYQKRNILENKPTIYTTFRRLLPAKLTVMCAASDAKEDPDALIEQFVLTDVLWNRLVKNAIDTLKLLDDNLIIAERISQSKVFLETASWVKTKEIKEYDAFIIFIKQSCQGV, encoded by the coding sequence ATGTCTAGCGTTACTACCGATCcaaggaaattgaaagagtCAAATAAACTACTGGAAGTAATTACAACAGGTTTTGTCTTAGACGAAAAAGAAGAGGATGAAATCAAGAATGTGGAGGATCCTTACTTAAAGATGTTTGGGCAAGCTCCGGCAATTGATGTATTAAGAAACTCCGAAAGAACCATTTTCAATGCATATGAATACGCAGAATTCTATTGTCCTGAATTATTCGGTTTCAAAAGTCTAAAGCCATTTAGAAATTATAAAGGCTTAGTCAAGGAGAccaaaaatgatgaaaatagaAATGATAGTTATAAGGACTCAGGTAAATTCTTTAGTAGAAGTACTGGAATGgaaaaatatgtttatGGTGAAGATCCAATTAAATTTGTACAACAATTTTTACGGGAATACCAGAAAAGGAATATTCTAGAAAATAAACCTACTATTTATACTACTTTTAGAAGGCTGTTACCAGCAAAATTAACTGTCATGTGTGCTGCTTCAGATGCTAAGGAAGATCCAGATGCGTTGATTGAACAATTTGTTTTAACAGATGTATTATGGAATCGATTGGTTAAGAACGCCATTGACACTCTAAAACTATTGGATGACAACCTAATCATCGCTGAAAGAATCAGTCAATCTAAGGTATTTTTAGAAACAGCTTCATGGGTTAAGACCAAAGAGATTAAGGAATATGATGcctttattatctttatcaaaCAGTCGTGCCAGGGAGTTTAA
- the TPI1 gene encoding triose-phosphate isomerase TPI1 (similar to Saccharomyces cerevisiae TPI1 (YDR050C); ancestral locus Anc_3.288) encodes MARTFFVGGNFKLNGSKTSIKEIVDRLNTASIPENVEVVICPPATYLDYTVSLVQKKQVSVGAQNTYVKASGAYTGENSVEQLKDVGAKWVILGHSERREYFKEDDKFVAEKTKFALDNGLGVILCIGETLEEKKAGVTLDVVKRQLDAVIAEVKDWTNVVIAYEPIWAIGSGLAATPEDAQEIHASIRKYLASKLGDKVAEETRILYGGSANGKNAVTFKDKADVDGFLVGGASLKPEFVDIINSRN; translated from the coding sequence ATGGCTAGAACTTTCTTCGTCGGTGGTAACTTCAAGTTGAACGGTTCCAAGACCTCTATCAAGGAAATTGTTGATAGATTAAACACTGCTTCCATTCCAGAAAATGTCGAAGTTGTTATCTGTCCTCCAGCTACTTACTTAGATTACACTGTTTCTTTAGTCCAAAAGAAGCAAGTTTCCGTTGGTGCTCAAAACACTTACGTTAAGGCTTCTGGTGCTTACACCGGTGAAAACTCCGTTGAACAATTAAAGGATGTTGGTGCTAAATGGGTCATCCTAGGTCACTCtgaaagaagagaataCTTCAAAGAAGATGACAAATTTGTCGCTGAAAAGACCAAGTTTGCTTTAGACAACGGTCTTGGTGTCATCTTGTGTATTGGTGAAACtttagaagaaaagaaggcTGGTGTCACTTTAGATGTTGTCAAGAGACAATTAGACGCTGTCATTGCTGAAGTCAAGGACTGGACTAACGTTGTCATTGCTTACGAACCAATCTGGGCTATTGGTTCCGGTTTGGCTGCTACTCCAGAAGATGCTCAAGAAATCCATGCTTCTATCAGAAAGTACTTAGCTTCTAAATTAGGTGACAAGGTTGCTGAAGAAACCAGAATCTTGTACGGTGGTTCCGCTAACGGTAAGAACGCTGTCACTTTCAAGGACAAGGCCGATGTTGACGGTTTCTTAGTTGGTGGTGCTTCTTTGAAGCCAGAATTTGTTGACATCATCAACTCTAGAAACTAA
- the PST1 gene encoding Pst1p (similar to Saccharomyces cerevisiae ECM33 (YBR078W) and PST1 (YDR055W); ancestral locus Anc_3.302), translated as MQFKSTILATALLSVSASAASIPSQCSIGTSATATAQADLDKYAGCETLYGNLTITGELGSAALANVQKIDGSLKIFNATSLGTFSADSIESITGALDLQSLTILTSASFGSLKEVDSINLVTLPAITTFASNLETANNIYISDTSLESVDGFSVLQSVNVFNINNNRYLTSIKSSLKTVSDSLQFDSNGDDAIISFDNLIWANNITLRDVNQASFASLQTVNASMGFINNSIESLNISQLSKVGQTFTVVSNDELTKLQFPNLTAVGGGFVVANNTALKTIDGFKNLSTVGGAIIVTGNFTELDLSSLKSVRGGADFETKSGNFSCSPLKKLQQKGSIQGDSFVCKNGAVSSSKVSSKTSSHSSSATSVVRAASSTISSSSSDSSSTDSSSNGTSSSSSSSRGAGAQFAPASSFMGAIAAIAVALL; from the coding sequence ATGCAGTTCAAATCAACTATACTTGCTACCGCATTACTAAGCGTATCAGCTTCCGCTGCATCTATTCCATCTCAATGTAGTATCGGAACTAGTGCTACTGCTACTGCCCAAGCTGATTTAGATAAATATGCTGGTTGTGAAACCTTATACGGTAATTTGACTATTACTGGTGAACTAGGTTCTGCTGCCCTTGCTAACGTCCAAAAAATTGACGGTTcattaaaaattttcaacGCTACATCTTTAGGAACTTTCTCTGCTGATTCCATCGAATCTATTACAGGTGCTTTAGATCTACAAAGTTTGACTATTCTAACAAGTGCATCCTTCGGTTCCTTAAAAGAAGTCGACAGTATCAACCTAGTGACTTTACCAGCCATTACTACTTTTGCCAGTAATTTAGAAACCGCCAACAACATCTACATCTCAGATACCTCTTTGGAATCCGTCGATGGTTTCTCCGTCCTACAATCCGTCAACGTcttcaacatcaacaacaacagatACTTAACTTCTATCAAATCTAGTCTAAAAACCGTCTCGGACTCCCTACAATTCGATTCTAACGGTGATGATGCCATCATCTCTTTTGACAACTTAATCTGGGCTAATAATATCACTTTAAGAGACGTTAACCAAGCATCTTTCGCTTCTTTACAAACTGTTAACGCTTCCATGGGTTTCATTAACAACTCTATCgaatctttaaatatttctcaATTGTCCAAGGTTGGTCAAACTTTCACCGTTGTGTCTAATGACGAATTAACCAAGTTGCAATTCCCAAATTTGACCGCCGTTGGTGGTGGTTTCGTTGTTGCTAACAATACTGCTTTAAAGACTATTGACGGTTTCAAGAATTTGAGTACTGTCGGTGGTGCTATTATCGTTACTGGTAACTTCACTGAATTAGATTTGTCTTCTTTGAAGTCTGTCAGAGGTGGTGCTGATTTCGAAACTAAATCTGGTaacttttcttgttctccattaaagaaattacaaCAAAAGGGTTCCATTCAAGGTGATTCATTCGTCTGTAAAAACGGCGCTGTTTCCTCTTCAAAAGTGTCTTCTAAGACTTCTTCTCACTCATCTTCTGCTACATCAGTTGTCAGAGCTGCTTCATCTACCATCagttcatcttcttcagatTCATCTTCGACTGACTCTTCTTCCAACGGAACTTCTTCTAGTTCCTCAAGTTCTAGAGGTGCTGGCGCTCAATTTGCTCCTGCTTCATCTTTCATGGGTGCTATTGCCGCCATTGCTGTCGCTCTATTATAG
- the DBF4 gene encoding protein serine/threonine kinase activating protein DBF4 (similar to Saccharomyces cerevisiae DBF4 (YDR052C); ancestral locus Anc_3.299), with product MVSPAKLICRSPLKETDANLKQTLIAPPKIPSTNDIASTKKRSLERLEQQELERKRLKVERARSIEGAVQVNKAKVIKKVENKVTDEELAEWQKNWRKIMKRDSKIYFDPTDDVDISKVGRSKLLKKMELLKKAFCSLDAEITSFFDSTVTIVITRRSTDNLQILNEQDLLRRAKRNYMKVWGYDKAVRFLRNLDIDIDNLQSNKEALMATPTLSNLLHNEKLYGPSDRDPKTRRDDVHYFKYSHVYMYDSWQLWAPIVILEWKPQDLAKLDELPYPTLKMGTFGRCPFIGDRNCDELSYKRTIKRYNRDKINKKYALVLRQLYQHHAIPVIEDKPLISLSHNSLDSKRLFEKWQRKLTTQISEPQEEKKLSNNKTNTWKEPSRTIPMLKHPAAVLLSRQETEEFPDDLCSTKRQSRITYEIKASGVNQSNDAATSFGNGLGPTRATVMSKNLQTLNKLVVDRKLGTRKHAQNSTKTTPIVGTPLSNQVKNEKSMDELGTATGPVDKVEPIPKKEPVRNSGYCENCKVKYDELEHHIVSEKHLAFAQNDLNFESIDCLIEKLQFQF from the coding sequence ATGGTATCTCCTGCAAAACTTATCTGTAGATCACCACTAAAAGAAACAGATGCAAATCTGAAACAAACACTAATAGCGCCTCCCAAAATCCCATCTACTAATGATATAGCATCAACTAAAAAAAGGTCCTTGGAACGTTTGGAACAACAAGAGCTGGAAAGAAAACGACTAAAAGTCGAACGTGCAAGATCCATCGAAGGTGCTGTTCAGGTTAACAAGGCCAAAGTCATTAAAAAGGTTGAAAATAAAGTCACGGATGAAGAATTGGCAGAATGGCAAAAGAACTGGCgaaaaattatgaaaagagattctaaaatatattttgatcCAACAGATGATGTAGATATTAGCAAAGTAGGTAGATCGAaactattgaagaaaatggaattattaaagaaagcTTTTTGTTCATTAGATGCGGAAATTACATCCTTCTTTGATTCAACTGTCACAATTGTAATTACCAGAAGATCTACAGACAATTTACAAATTTTGAATGAACAAGATCTGCTTCGTAGAGCCAAGAGAAACTATATGAAAGTATGGGGTTATGATAAGGCTGTGCGGTTTTTGAGAAATCTAGACATTGATATCGATAATCTTCaatcaaataaagaagCCCTAATGGCAACCCCAACATTGTCAAATTTGCTACATAATGAGAAATTGTACGGACCATCTGATAGAGATCCAAAAACACGGAGAGATGACGTtcattatttcaaatattcccATGTTTATATGTACGATAGTTGGCAATTATGGGCGCCAATCGTTATTTTGGAATGGAAACCACAAGATTTAGCCAAACTGGACGAGCTGCCATATCCCACTTTGAAAATGGGTACATTCGGAAGATGTCCATTCATTGGTGACAGAAATTGTGATGAACTTTCTTATAAAAGGACGATTAAGAGGTACAATCGTGATaaaattaacaaaaaatatgcATTGGTATTACGTCAGCTATATCAACATCATGCGATCCCCGTAATAGAAGACAAGCCATTGATTTCCCTCTCACATAATTCTCTTGATTCGAAAAGATTATTCGAGAAATGGCAAAGGAAGTTGACTACGCAAATATCGGAACCACAAGAGGAAAAGAAGTTAAGTAACAACAAAACTAATACATGGAAGGAACCGAGCCGTACTATTCCTATGTTGAAGCATCCAGCAGCTGTTCTTTTATCTAGGCAAGAAACTGAAGAGTTCCCCGATGATTTATGTTCAACGAAAAGGCAATCACGAATTACATATGAAATCAAAGCGAGTGGAGTCAACCAATCCAACGATGCTGCAACATCGTTTGGTAATGGGCTAGGTCCAACAAGAGCTACTGTGATGAGCAAAAATCTCCAGACTCTAAACAAGCTAGTTGTCGATAGAAAGTTGGGCACTAGAAAACATGCACAAAACTCAACTAAAACTACTCCAATTGTAGGCACACCTTTAAGTAATCAAGTGAAGAACGAAAAATCAATGGATGAACTAGGAACAGCGACTGGACCGGTTGATAAAGTGGAGCCAATTCCAAAGAAGGAACCTGTGAGAAACTCAGGCTATTGTGAAAACTGTAAAGTCAAATATGACGAACTGGAACACCATATTGTCTCTGAAAAACATTTGGCATTCGCACAAAACGATTTGAACTTTGAGTCCATTGACTGtttgattgaaaaattacaatttcaattttga
- the YOS9 gene encoding Yos9p (similar to Saccharomyces cerevisiae YOS9 (YDR057W); ancestral locus Anc_3.306), with protein sequence MWFRSLLLTSIILPIRFVVALLPPVDDPNALKKYNINYVTPQFWDENIANNKSLLDNGSILEVGNDMKCLVSNVTKLSTLEKLRSDQNKYETTLISTLNQGVNIINKALDGHCVGFRNGFWTYQFCPKKEFSQFHEGNTDSSMIYVLGKPKKNLLKRDFTLLYNDFGYYVNEVVGSGDICDLTGTPRLIEIEYVCGSAVGPATIQWVRETATCQYEAQISVPELCGLELLSLTEDKSSGTAITCIHPSSEETAKHNLADLVTYFDPIFLGQSIYLLAPNGKNHEKKANLMYTEQLNDPSIWDSPTEVLYKAFTIAFSRVITLGLLHFPDGSKLENGDTFSWIAEIVDITGKPLSKIKVSTKHDGSMELLIYKDLPLLDVGNFEYYSKEKKLKSTLSPNDGKYLLDMKDFYGEIPLELNDAQGSLQELLGQMEGFKLAIVNPETGQHREVDSSFLYEELNDGEILAMIPEVDTHPEGDIAKSVEDNKHLADQNNVDISIEQTDAVNDELHSEENPKNNVDLSNEDVAQDNEQPTYDSANDTNLAKESQSEGSVSNEPGSYTDTNMENPNIQEENSTEESKTGDGTTAIEEIDDEPTTSIIEVKDSENGDPAAFEIAEETNQEDTTERQGNMGDNKHSEEIQTSSEIETPKNDEEVDREIVHNGKDAQNSDENFIPKENHQEFGNDEDIQNLQAPQNLAEVGTEEQDFDNQQDENIPEAHSEADEQQPETLNDYMVEETISPDPIVEDHKDLETQEGKESSNLSIQNTNYDDEERLQANEMTEEQQTGSTEQKEEKNEAKTLQDIPRGEGKQAAHHLEGIVESSSNFEKRDTDEIEVEEGNEATQISHDEL encoded by the coding sequence ATGTGGTTTCGAAGTTTACTTCTTACATCCATAATACTACCGATAAGGTTTGTCGTTGCACTTTTGCCTCCCGTGGATGATCCTAACGCCCTTAAGAAATACAACATAAATTACGTAACTCCTCAGTTTTGGGACGAAAATATTGCAAATAATAAGTCATTACTTGACAATGGTTCAATTTTAGAAGTCGGCAATGATATGAAATGCCTGGTATCGAATGTAACTAAATTATCGACATTGGAAAAGTTACGTAGTGATCAAAATAAATACGAAACTACATTAATCAGTACATTGAACCAAGGTGTTAATATCATAAACAAAGCATTAGATGGACATTGTGTTGGATTTAGAAACGGATTCTGGACCTATCAATTCTGTCCAAAGAAGGAGTTTAGCCAATTCCACGAAGGTAATACAGATTCATCAATGATCTATGTATTAGGAAAGCCGAAGAAGAATTTGCTCAAACGTGATTTCACATTACTTTATAACGATTTCGGATATTATGTCAATGAAGTGGTTGGCTCCGGAGATATCTGTGATTTGACAGGAACCCCCAGGTTAATTGAAATCGAATATGTATGCGGATCAGCTGTTGGTCCTGCCACCATTCAATGGGTTAGGGAAACAGCAACATGTCAATATGAAGCACAGATTTCTGTTCCAGAGCTATGTGGTCTCGAACTACTTTCACTCACCGAAGATAAAAGTTCAGGAACTGCAATTACATGCATTCATCCTTCTTCCGAGGAAACAGCTAAGCATAACTTGGCGGATCTCGTTACATATTTTGATCCTATATTTTTGGGCCAATCCATTTATCTTTTAGCTCCCAACGGCAAAAACCATGAAAAGAAAGCTAACTTGATGTATACAGAGCAATTAAATGATCCATCCATATGGGATTCTCCAACAGAAGTCTTATATAAAGCATTTACGATAGCGTTTAGTCGTGTTATCACCCTTGGACTTTTACATTTCCCAGACGGCTCAAAACTCGAGAATGGGGATACATTTTCTTGGATTGCCGAAATAGTAGATATAACTGGAAAACCTTTATCGAAAATTAAAGTAAGTACTAAACATGATGGTAGTATGGAGTTactaatatataaagattTACCACTTCTTGATGTTggtaattttgaatattactcaaaggaaaagaaattgaagtCAACTTTATCACCAAATGATGGAAAATATTTGCTAGATATGAAAGACTTCTATGGCGAAATACCATTGGAGCTTAACGATGCACAAGGAAGTCTTCAGGAACTGCTTGGCCAAATGGAAGGCTTCAAATTAGCTATCGTAAACCCCGAAACAGGCCAACATAGAGAAGTAGATTCCTCATTTTTATATGAAGAGTTAAATGATGGCGAGATTCTGGCAATGATACCAGAAGTTGATACCCATCCTGAAGGAGACATAGCCAAATCCgttgaagataataaacaCTTGGCCGACCAAAACAATGTTGACATAAGTATCGAACAAACTGATGCGGTGAATGACGAACTTCACTCCGAAGAAAATCCTAAGAATAATGTTGATCTATCTAATGAAGATGTAGCTCAGGATAACGAACAGCCAACTTATGATTCTGCCAATGATACGAATCTTGCAAAGGAATCACAATCAGAAGGTTCGGTTTCCAATGAACCAGGAAGCTATACAGATACGAATATGGAGAATCCAAACATACAGGAAGAAAACTCAACAGAGGAGAGCAAAACTGGAGATGGAACGACAGCGATAGAGGAAATTGATGACGAACCTACTACCAGCATTATCGAAGTGAAAGATAGTGAAAATGGGGACCCTGCTGCTTTTGAAATAGCGGAAGAGACTAATCAAGAAGATACTACCGAAAGGCAAGGAAACATGGGGGATAATAAACATTCCGAGGAAATTCAAACATCTAGTGAAATAGAAACTCCAAAAAACGATGAAGAGGTAGATAGGGAAATTGTTCACAACGGGAAGGACGCCCAAAACTCTGACGAAAACTTCATACCAAAAGAAAACCATCAAGAATTTggaaatgatgaagatatacAGAATTTACAGGCACCACAAAATCTAGCTGAGGTAGGAACTGAAGAACAGGATTTTGATAACCAACAGGATGAAAACATTCCAGAAGCTCATAGCGAGGCGGATGAACAACAGCCTGAAACTCTTAATGATTATATGGTCGAAGAAACAATCTCCCCTGATCCTATTGTTGAGGATCATAAAGATCTTGAAACGCAAGAGGGAAAAGAGAGCTCTAATTTGTCAATTCAAAATACcaattatgatgatgaagaaagaCTACAAGCTAATGAAATGACAGAAGAACAGCAAACTGGATCTACTgaacaaaaagaagagaaaaatgaGGCTAAAACACTACAAGATATTCCTCGCGGAGAAGGAAAACAGGCAGCGCATCACTTAGAAGGAATTGttgaatcatcatcaaacTTCGAAAAACGAGATACTGATGAAATCGAAGTGGAAGAAGGGAATGAAGCAACACAAATATCCCATGATGAATTATAA